The following is a genomic window from Novipirellula aureliae.
AACATTGGATGGAGATGAAGGATACGACGGTCGGGATTCATACGATGGACGTGGTGACGTTTGATGGGGTGTAACAACCGGCGGCGGTGGAACAGATTGTGATGAGTGCGAATCAAAAGATTGCGAATTCGACATCATCGGGACAGGGTTTGGAATCGCCATCATCGATTCATAATAAGGGGATGCATCACAACCGCTGTCGCATCCGACGTGGCTCGATTTGCATTTGTCGAGTCCTAGCACTTTCTCGATACCGCCTGCCAACGCATCAAGCGTACGAAAAATCGGATTGTGATTCTTCGTCACCCCCCCGCCATCACAGGAATGGCAACCACACGGATCACTCATCACGACTTCGCCCATGCCACATGTGTTGCAGCCACAGTCGGATGCCAGTACTGGCGTGCAGGAAAAAGAGAGTCCGGCTGAAAGAGTAGCGGCAAATGTAAACCGTAGTAAAATTCGAGGACGACGGCGTGAGACGCTAAAAGCTGATTGATTCATTCGGATAAACCTTTCGAGGGATCGTGTTGCTAGGGATATCGGCCCGGCAGAACCGGAATGACCAAAAGAATCCGAAAGAGTGGAAATGTCTACTCGAATTGCCTAGATTACCCAAGCCGTCAGCCCTTTATTGAAATTCGGCTCTTGACATTTCCAGGATTTAAACGATTGTTTGAAACAGTTGTTTAACTTTTGGCTTTTTGAAGTTGCGTGGTCTATTGGCAAATCTCGAATCCACATCAGAACTTGATACGCGTACCCGATTGCTGGACGCTGCGGGACCGATTTTCGCCCGCCGCGGGTTCAGTCGTGCTACGGTTCGGGAGATTTGTTCGGCGGCCAATGTCAATATTGCCTCGGTGGGTTATTATTTCGGCGATAAATTGGGGCTTTATCGGCAAGTTATCGCGGAGGTACACCTTCAGCGTGAACAAAGGTTCCCAATTCCTGACCCCAAACGATCGGGATCAGGTGGTGGGCCAGTACAAAATGGGCCAGAACAAAATGGGCCAGAACGATCGCGTGAAGAATTGTATTGCCTCATCCATACGCTATTGTCACGGATGCTGGCTCCTGGAGAAGACACTTGGGAGTTGGATTTACTGATGCGAGAAATGCAAAATCCAACTTCGGTCCTCGAGGACCTGGTTCGCGATTTCTTCGAGCCAATGCTGGTGCGACTAAAAAAGGTGATTCGGCAGTTAATTGGTGTGAACGCGACTTCGATCGAAGTGGAACAATTGGCCCTCAGCGCGGTTGGTCAATGCCTCTATTATCGAGTCGGGCGCAGCGTGGTGAGAATACTGATTTCGGAAACAGATCGAGCCAACGCCTACAACATCGACTCATTAAGTCGGCACGTGACCGCCGTCATCGTCGCGGCCACCGAAGAGGAAGCATTGTTGAAGCAAAAAAAACAGATTCCCTATTATTAACCCGAATGTCCTTTTGTCTGAGCTCAAAGCTTACAAACCAACAGAAAATCAATTGATGGATACACCTGCTAAATCGGAACCCGCGCCGTCGAAACGGCGTCACCATGGCGTTGGCCATCGGTTTGAAACACGTTCTCGATGGGTCTTGTTTAACTTTTTGATTCCATTTGCGATGGTCGCGTCGGCCGTCGCGGCAGTGTTTGCGCTCGGTTCGGTCCAGCCGTCCGAACGCCCCACGGCGGACGCGAGTTTTGCAGGCCGGATGCAAGCTTTGATGCCGGTAAGGGTAGAACAAATCAAATCGCTAGCTGCTTTCGACGAGCCATTACAACTGAAAGTCGACGGAACCGTCGTTCCCTTTCGCGAAGTGACAATCGCTACAGAAGTCGCTGGACGGATACTCTTCAAATCGGAGGGATGCGAAGCAGGAGCATCGGTAAAAAAAGGAGACC
Proteins encoded in this region:
- a CDS encoding CerR family C-terminal domain-containing protein, with amino-acid sequence MANLESTSELDTRTRLLDAAGPIFARRGFSRATVREICSAANVNIASVGYYFGDKLGLYRQVIAEVHLQREQRFPIPDPKRSGSGGGPVQNGPEQNGPERSREELYCLIHTLLSRMLAPGEDTWELDLLMREMQNPTSVLEDLVRDFFEPMLVRLKKVIRQLIGVNATSIEVEQLALSAVGQCLYYRVGRSVVRILISETDRANAYNIDSLSRHVTAVIVAATEEEALLKQKKQIPYY